A region from the Streptomyces sp. 3214.6 genome encodes:
- a CDS encoding LysR family transcriptional regulator produces the protein MELRQLEYFVAVAEERNFTRAAERVHISQSGVSAQIRQLERELGAELFDRSARTATLTVAGKAALEPARTALAAAAAVGQAVGEVTELIRGRITVGMVMGCTVTPLFDALAAFHRAHPGVEISLLEDNSDVLVEKVRTGAVDLALIGTATAAPEGLEALTIVSERLVAAVPAGHPLAKRRRVTLRDLAAHPLVCMPPGTGLRTVFDRACAAQSLRPAIALEASAADAMAGLAVRGLGVAVLSASMAANYRDRLVARTIDDVEAPASLALIWKSTHNPSVRELLVHSRRAFTQPDPAQHAE, from the coding sequence ATGGAACTGAGGCAGCTGGAGTACTTCGTCGCCGTCGCCGAGGAGCGGAACTTCACGCGGGCCGCCGAGCGGGTGCACATCAGCCAGTCCGGCGTCAGCGCCCAGATCCGCCAACTGGAGCGTGAGCTCGGCGCCGAGCTGTTCGACCGGTCGGCGCGCACCGCCACCCTGACCGTGGCAGGCAAGGCCGCCCTCGAACCGGCCCGCACCGCACTCGCCGCCGCCGCAGCGGTCGGCCAGGCGGTGGGTGAGGTGACCGAGCTGATCCGGGGCCGGATCACGGTGGGGATGGTCATGGGCTGCACCGTCACCCCGCTGTTCGACGCCCTCGCCGCGTTCCACCGGGCGCATCCCGGTGTGGAGATCTCGCTCCTTGAGGACAACTCCGACGTTCTCGTCGAGAAGGTTCGCACCGGCGCCGTCGACCTGGCCCTCATCGGTACCGCGACCGCCGCACCCGAGGGGCTGGAGGCGCTGACCATCGTCAGTGAGCGGCTCGTCGCAGCGGTTCCGGCCGGGCACCCCTTGGCGAAACGGCGCCGGGTCACGCTGCGTGACCTGGCGGCCCACCCCCTCGTGTGCATGCCACCCGGCACCGGCCTGCGCACGGTGTTCGACCGCGCCTGCGCCGCACAGAGCCTGCGGCCGGCGATCGCGCTGGAAGCCAGCGCCGCGGACGCCATGGCAGGTCTCGCCGTCCGCGGGCTCGGCGTCGCGGTCCTCAGTGCCTCGATGGCCGCGAACTACCGTGACCGGCTCGTCGCCCGCACCATCGACGACGTCGAAGCGCCGGCATCGCTCGCCCTGATCTGGAAGAGCACGCACAACCCGTCAGTGCGCGAACTGCTCGTGCACAGCCGACGGGCATTCACCCAGCCCGACCCGGCTCAGCATGCCGAGTGA
- a CDS encoding YybH family protein, whose product MPEYEKAEYGKVEYGKVEYEKAMRPEDITRLFVERSNVGDATGVAALYEEDAVMAYPPGELTVGREAIRALWEKVLAHRPRFEPEQPLPTLISGDIALTATPPRDGAGARAQVVRRQHDGSWLRVLDQPEFVPPTG is encoded by the coding sequence ATGCCGGAGTACGAGAAGGCGGAGTACGGGAAGGTGGAGTACGGGAAGGTGGAGTACGAGAAGGCCATGCGGCCCGAGGACATCACCCGCTTGTTCGTCGAGCGCTCCAACGTCGGCGACGCGACCGGGGTCGCCGCGCTCTACGAAGAGGACGCGGTGATGGCCTACCCGCCCGGCGAGCTGACCGTGGGACGGGAGGCGATCCGTGCGCTGTGGGAGAAGGTGCTGGCCCACCGTCCCCGCTTCGAGCCGGAACAGCCGCTGCCGACGCTGATCAGCGGCGACATCGCCCTCACCGCGACGCCCCCCAGGGACGGGGCCGGCGCCCGGGCGCAGGTCGTCCGGCGCCAGCACGACGGAAGCTGGCTGCGCGTGCTCGACCAGCCCGAGTTCGTCCCGCCCACCGGCTGA
- a CDS encoding hydrogenase expression protein HypE, with product MTEATPDTVGAADADGAPADETPTIHILWINAGLSCDGDSVALTAAMQPSIEEIVLGVLPGLPKIAVHWPLIDFECGPVGGSDTFIEWFFKGERGEIDPFVLVVEGSVPNEEIKPEGYWCGFGDNPETGQPITTSEWIDRLAPKALAVVAIGTCATYGGIHAMAGNPTGAMGVPDYLGWDWKSHAGIPIVCVPGCPIQPDNFSETLTYLLYQATGAAPMIPLDDKLRPTWLFGATVHEGCDRAGYYEQGEFALSYDSPKCLVKLGCWGPVVKCNVPKRGWMNGIGGCPNVGGICIACTMPGFPDKFMPFMDEPPGAKVSSSASGAYGAVVRKLRSITARTVDKEPKWRRSGDRITTGYRPPW from the coding sequence ATGACTGAGGCGACGCCGGACACGGTCGGCGCTGCGGACGCGGACGGCGCGCCCGCCGACGAGACACCCACGATCCACATTCTCTGGATCAACGCGGGGCTGAGTTGCGACGGTGACTCGGTCGCCTTGACGGCGGCCATGCAGCCCAGCATCGAGGAGATCGTGCTCGGGGTGCTGCCGGGGCTTCCGAAGATCGCCGTGCACTGGCCGCTCATCGACTTCGAGTGCGGCCCGGTCGGCGGCTCGGACACGTTCATCGAGTGGTTCTTCAAGGGGGAGCGGGGCGAGATCGACCCGTTCGTCCTGGTCGTCGAAGGCTCCGTCCCCAACGAGGAGATCAAGCCCGAGGGCTATTGGTGCGGCTTCGGCGACAACCCGGAGACCGGCCAGCCGATCACCACCAGCGAGTGGATCGACCGGCTCGCCCCGAAGGCGCTGGCGGTCGTCGCGATCGGCACCTGCGCCACCTACGGCGGCATCCACGCCATGGCGGGCAACCCGACCGGCGCGATGGGCGTGCCGGACTACCTCGGCTGGGACTGGAAGTCCCACGCGGGCATCCCCATCGTCTGCGTCCCCGGCTGTCCGATCCAGCCCGACAACTTCTCCGAGACGCTCACCTATCTGCTCTACCAGGCGACCGGCGCCGCCCCGATGATCCCGCTGGACGACAAGCTGCGCCCGACCTGGCTGTTCGGGGCCACCGTGCACGAGGGCTGCGACCGCGCCGGCTACTACGAACAGGGCGAGTTCGCCCTGTCGTACGACTCGCCGAAGTGCCTGGTCAAGCTCGGTTGCTGGGGTCCGGTCGTCAAGTGCAACGTGCCCAAGCGCGGCTGGATGAACGGGATCGGCGGCTGCCCCAACGTCGGCGGCATCTGCATCGCCTGCACCATGCCCGGCTTCCCCGACAAGTTCATGCCGTTCATGGACGAGCCGCCCGGGGCCAAGGTGTCCAGCAGCGCCAGCGGAGCGTACGGCGCCGTGGTCCGCAAGCTGCGGTCGATCACCGCCAGGACGGTGGACAAGGAGCCCAAGTGGCGCCGCTCCGGAGACAGGATCACCACCGGATACCGGCCCCCGTGGTGA
- a CDS encoding enoyl-CoA hydratase-related protein, with protein MHILLLASAFNSLTQRVHAELRDRGHTVAVELALPSTELPEAVRRHAPRLVVAPMLKTAIPEEVWSAYTCLVVHPGPVGDRGPSSLDWAIHDDVDQWGVTVLQADGEMDAGDVWACVPCRVPPVSKSELYRGEIADAALKAVMLAVERFAGGAHVPRGQDAACASEAGPRPRPYLDQSVRRIDWAEDGTQDVLRRLRAADSQPGVLDTLLGGEWYLHGGHPESELRGRPGELLATRAGALCRATKDGAVWIPELRPRRAPGQPPTFKLPAVLALGDCLPPLPEHALPPLPEARHRTWSDIHYREDGRVGFLSFSFPGGAMSTQQCRRLLDAYREACARPTSVLVLGGERDFFSNGIHLNVIEAAADPAAESWANINAMDDLVEAVLTTTDRLVVSAVAGNAAAGGVMLALAADEVWCRAGAVLNPHYRLMGLYGSEYWTHTLPRRVGPATAGRLMREALPVSSASALRLGLVDRVVDCGPDAFAREVGDLAARLASLPATASRITAKKTELDRLESATPLAGFRERELARMRRTFEDPDAPYHALRRSFVHKERPTCTPPHLGRSAVAQTGRTPSAADVTGTAPAGVSSRPNG; from the coding sequence GTGCACATCCTGCTCCTAGCCAGCGCGTTCAACAGCCTCACCCAGCGCGTCCACGCCGAACTGCGCGACCGCGGACACACCGTGGCGGTGGAACTCGCCCTGCCCAGCACCGAGTTGCCGGAAGCCGTGCGGCGCCACGCACCCCGGCTCGTCGTCGCGCCGATGCTGAAGACGGCGATCCCCGAGGAGGTGTGGTCGGCGTACACATGCCTCGTCGTCCATCCGGGGCCCGTCGGTGACCGAGGGCCGTCCTCCCTGGACTGGGCGATCCACGACGACGTCGACCAGTGGGGCGTCACCGTCCTGCAGGCCGACGGGGAGATGGACGCCGGTGACGTGTGGGCCTGCGTGCCGTGCCGGGTTCCTCCGGTGTCCAAGAGCGAGCTGTACCGGGGCGAGATCGCCGACGCCGCCCTCAAGGCCGTGATGCTCGCCGTGGAGCGCTTCGCCGGAGGCGCCCACGTTCCGCGCGGGCAGGACGCCGCCTGCGCGTCCGAGGCCGGGCCGCGCCCGCGCCCGTACCTCGACCAGAGCGTCCGGCGGATCGACTGGGCCGAGGACGGCACGCAGGACGTCCTGCGCAGGCTGCGGGCGGCGGACTCGCAGCCCGGTGTGCTGGACACCCTGCTCGGCGGCGAGTGGTACCTGCACGGCGGCCACCCCGAGAGCGAGTTGCGGGGCCGGCCGGGCGAACTGTTGGCCACCCGGGCCGGGGCGCTCTGCCGGGCCACCAAGGACGGCGCCGTGTGGATCCCCGAGCTGCGGCCCCGGCGCGCGCCCGGACAGCCACCCACCTTCAAGCTGCCTGCCGTGCTCGCCCTGGGCGACTGCCTGCCGCCGCTGCCCGAGCACGCCCTGCCGCCGCTGCCCGAGGCGCGGCACCGCACCTGGTCCGACATCCACTACCGGGAGGACGGGCGGGTGGGCTTCCTGTCGTTCTCGTTCCCCGGCGGGGCCATGAGCACGCAGCAGTGCCGACGTCTGCTGGACGCCTACCGGGAAGCCTGCGCGCGACCCACGTCGGTGCTGGTCCTCGGCGGTGAACGGGACTTCTTCTCCAACGGCATCCACCTCAACGTCATCGAGGCCGCGGCCGACCCCGCCGCCGAGTCCTGGGCGAACATCAACGCCATGGACGATCTGGTCGAGGCCGTCCTGACGACGACGGACCGGCTGGTGGTCTCGGCGGTCGCGGGCAACGCCGCGGCGGGCGGGGTGATGCTGGCCCTGGCGGCCGACGAAGTGTGGTGCCGCGCGGGCGCCGTGCTGAACCCCCACTACCGACTGATGGGCCTGTACGGCTCGGAGTACTGGACGCACACCCTGCCGCGCAGGGTGGGTCCCGCGACGGCCGGGCGACTCATGCGCGAGGCGCTGCCGGTGAGCTCGGCGAGCGCACTGCGTCTCGGGCTCGTCGACCGGGTCGTCGACTGCGGTCCTGACGCGTTCGCGCGGGAGGTCGGCGACCTGGCGGCACGCCTCGCGTCCCTCCCGGCGACGGCGTCACGGATCACCGCGAAGAAGACGGAGCTGGACCGGCTGGAGAGCGCGACCCCGCTGGCCGGCTTCCGCGAGCGGGAGCTGGCCCGGATGCGCCGGACCTTCGAGGACCCGGACGCCCCGTACCACGCGCTGCGCCGCTCCTTCGTCCACAAGGAACGGCCGACGTGCACCCCGCCGCACCTCGGTCGGTCAGCGGTTGCGCAAACCGGGCGCACCCCCTCTGCCGCCGACGTCACCGGAACGGCCCCCGCTGGTGTCTCGTCACGGCCGAACGGCTGA
- a CDS encoding fibronectin type III domain-containing protein, translated as MGRPVPPQSRVRAPRRPRLLWPVTAAAGAALIAGTVQSPPRTAPSDAVPVASVNCSDGVWKADYYANTTLTGTPRASLCDASVSENWGTGHPARISLPNDRFGVRWTMRRNFGGGGPFLLRTAAQDGVRVWIDGTRHVNLWRDYVSTQRASVKVTVPAGTHTVRVDYAAFTGSANVSADLAPTTADRVAPLAPASVSAVRGDGRATVNWARNAEADLAGYRVYRSTSTPVALDTAHRISGSGLLTARTFTSTGLRNGTKYWFAVTAVDRAGNQSRSSAAVSAVPADTTPPRAPEDLGADGYGDIDLNGNGVPDPDDDLGENHLSWGPSWDDDSSTQDSFAGYHVYRATAPDGPWARIRSADARVVQDNAYADKDAPIGVTAYYRVTAVDTAGNESAAATTEPGEYAGTVASALRPDTGLYPPRQPTGLKGELSDVNATVDWADNPVGSPVHGLTAGYQVQSASSTTGPWTVRAGAGAPLTPSQFTDTDLPEGGTRYYRVRAVGRTVDAGTAPAYSAWTEPVAVSRPVPPDTNPPAAPGAPEVTAPDGGTTATLAWTTDGWPGHEQDFVGYQVTRSATPDGPFTDVAGPRTPQCAAVPDTEQQVRCILTDGPIAADATPYYRVVAVDQVGNRSAGTVVQLKRLPPPAPKPSTPTGLTATRDDSGGILLDWDDSPPSEVYLYYLFRTTYGSRCASVDTFHTADSYYLDTEPFRKARYCLTVRNFQGGYSDPIWIDVSDEPAPAPQAPDLPTTAGTADGIRVAWSVNDPTAARYEVWRRSETDAVYIKTADLPATTTPEWTDTGAPAGVPTCYRTVAVNAAGSRSGFSDDDCAVRPYPEGTARPDRPAGLGARQDGDHAVLSWQPVPGATGYLVYRYWGNAANPGTRVQDQPVTGTTVTDTAAPYPSSNGYYAVVAVDAAGVRSEAAVLPWMGDGYAASMSLAASGSADGVLLSWTWSCQNDWCPAPSSVTIERWNPATQVWDELTSTLPGTAVSHLDTTAAAGATSYYRVQIYGQDGDTPEQLGYGAVPGTRPAAAPAAS; from the coding sequence ATGGGCAGACCCGTTCCCCCGCAATCCCGTGTCCGCGCGCCGCGCCGACCCCGACTGCTGTGGCCGGTCACCGCCGCCGCCGGAGCCGCGCTCATCGCCGGTACCGTGCAGAGCCCGCCCCGCACGGCCCCGTCGGACGCGGTGCCGGTGGCGTCGGTGAACTGCTCCGACGGGGTGTGGAAGGCCGACTACTACGCCAACACCACCCTCACCGGCACGCCCCGAGCGTCACTGTGCGACGCCTCCGTCAGCGAGAACTGGGGCACGGGCCACCCCGCCCGGATATCCCTGCCCAACGACCGCTTCGGCGTCCGCTGGACGATGCGCCGCAACTTCGGCGGGGGCGGCCCTTTCCTGCTGCGGACCGCGGCCCAGGACGGTGTCCGGGTCTGGATCGACGGCACGCGCCACGTCAACCTGTGGCGCGACTACGTCTCCACCCAGCGCGCGAGCGTCAAGGTGACCGTGCCTGCCGGGACACACACCGTGCGGGTCGACTACGCGGCTTTCACGGGCTCGGCCAATGTCTCCGCCGACCTTGCCCCGACCACTGCGGACAGGGTGGCCCCGCTCGCTCCCGCCTCCGTGAGCGCGGTGCGCGGTGACGGCCGGGCCACCGTCAACTGGGCCCGCAACGCCGAGGCGGATCTGGCCGGTTACCGGGTCTACCGCTCCACCAGCACCCCCGTGGCGCTGGACACCGCACACCGGATCAGCGGCTCCGGCCTGCTGACCGCGAGGACGTTCACCTCGACCGGGCTGCGCAACGGCACCAAGTACTGGTTCGCCGTCACCGCCGTGGACCGCGCCGGCAACCAGTCCCGTTCATCGGCCGCCGTCTCGGCCGTCCCTGCCGACACCACCCCGCCCCGGGCTCCGGAGGACCTGGGGGCCGACGGCTACGGCGACATCGACCTCAACGGCAACGGCGTGCCCGACCCCGACGACGACCTCGGCGAGAACCACCTGAGCTGGGGGCCGAGTTGGGACGACGACTCCAGCACCCAGGACTCGTTCGCCGGCTACCACGTGTACCGTGCCACCGCCCCTGACGGCCCGTGGGCCAGGATCAGGAGCGCCGACGCCCGAGTGGTCCAGGACAACGCCTACGCCGACAAGGACGCCCCGATCGGCGTCACCGCGTACTACCGGGTGACGGCCGTCGACACCGCCGGCAACGAGTCGGCCGCGGCGACCACCGAGCCCGGTGAGTACGCCGGAACCGTCGCCTCGGCACTCCGCCCCGACACCGGCCTGTACCCGCCCCGGCAGCCCACCGGGCTCAAGGGCGAACTGAGCGATGTCAACGCCACGGTGGACTGGGCCGACAACCCGGTCGGCAGTCCCGTGCACGGCCTGACCGCCGGCTACCAGGTGCAGTCCGCCTCCTCGACCACCGGTCCCTGGACCGTGCGCGCCGGCGCCGGCGCACCGCTCACCCCGTCGCAGTTCACCGACACCGACCTGCCCGAGGGCGGCACCCGCTACTACCGGGTGCGCGCCGTCGGCAGGACCGTCGACGCCGGCACTGCGCCCGCGTACTCGGCCTGGACCGAGCCGGTAGCCGTCAGCCGCCCGGTGCCGCCGGACACCAACCCGCCCGCCGCGCCCGGCGCGCCCGAGGTCACCGCACCTGACGGGGGCACCACCGCCACCCTGGCCTGGACCACCGACGGCTGGCCCGGCCATGAGCAGGACTTCGTCGGCTACCAGGTCACCCGCAGCGCGACCCCCGACGGCCCGTTCACCGACGTCGCAGGCCCCCGCACGCCCCAGTGCGCCGCCGTGCCCGACACCGAGCAGCAGGTCCGCTGCATCCTCACCGACGGCCCGATCGCCGCCGACGCCACCCCCTACTACCGGGTCGTCGCGGTCGACCAGGTGGGCAACCGCTCCGCAGGCACGGTGGTGCAGTTGAAGCGGCTGCCCCCGCCGGCGCCGAAACCGTCCACGCCCACCGGGCTGACCGCGACCCGCGACGACAGCGGCGGCATCCTGCTCGACTGGGACGACTCCCCACCGTCCGAGGTCTACCTCTACTACCTGTTCCGCACGACCTACGGCAGCCGGTGCGCGAGCGTCGACACCTTCCACACGGCCGACTCCTACTACCTGGACACCGAACCGTTCCGCAAAGCCCGTTACTGCCTGACGGTGCGCAACTTCCAGGGCGGCTACAGCGACCCGATCTGGATCGACGTATCCGACGAGCCGGCCCCCGCCCCGCAGGCGCCCGACCTGCCGACCACGGCGGGCACCGCGGACGGCATCCGGGTGGCCTGGTCCGTCAACGACCCGACCGCAGCCCGCTACGAGGTCTGGCGCCGCTCCGAGACCGACGCCGTGTACATCAAGACCGCCGACCTCCCCGCGACGACGACCCCGGAGTGGACCGACACCGGCGCGCCGGCCGGAGTGCCCACCTGCTACCGGACCGTCGCCGTGAACGCGGCGGGGAGCCGCTCGGGATTCTCCGATGACGACTGCGCGGTGCGCCCGTACCCCGAAGGCACCGCGCGTCCCGACCGGCCCGCCGGGCTCGGCGCGCGGCAGGACGGCGACCACGCGGTGCTGTCCTGGCAGCCCGTCCCGGGCGCCACCGGCTACCTCGTCTACCGGTACTGGGGCAACGCCGCCAACCCCGGCACCCGGGTCCAGGACCAGCCCGTGACCGGCACCACCGTGACCGACACCGCCGCGCCCTACCCCTCCTCCAACGGCTACTACGCGGTGGTGGCCGTGGACGCCGCCGGGGTGCGTTCCGAGGCGGCGGTGCTGCCGTGGATGGGCGACGGCTACGCGGCCTCCATGAGCCTGGCCGCGAGCGGCTCCGCGGACGGTGTGCTGCTCAGCTGGACGTGGTCCTGCCAGAACGACTGGTGCCCGGCGCCGTCCTCGGTCACGATCGAGCGCTGGAACCCCGCCACCCAGGTGTGGGACGAGCTGACCTCGACCCTGCCCGGCACCGCCGTGTCCCACCTGGACACCACCGCGGCGGCCGGGGCCACCTCCTACTACCGGGTGCAGATCTACGGCCAGGACGGCGACACTCCCGAGCAGTTGGGTTACGGAGCGGTCCCCGGCACCCGCCCGGCGGCGGCGCCAGCCGCGAGCTGA
- a CDS encoding nickel-dependent hydrogenase large subunit, with amino-acid sequence MAPKTKAAGDGSGLVEMAWDPITRIVGSLGIHTKIDFKQKRVAECYSTSSVFRGYSVFMRGKDPRDAHFITSRICGICGDNHATCSVYAQNMAYGVKPPHLGEWIINLGESAEYMFDHNIFQENLVGVDYCEKMVRETNPGVLELAERTEAPHAAEHGYRTIADIMRSLNPLEGEFYREALQVSRYTREMFCLMEGRHVHPSTLYPGGVGTIASVQLFTDYLSRLMKYVEFMKRVVPLHDDLFDFFYDALPGYEEVGRRRVLLGCWGALNDPEYCDFTYANMTDWGRRMFVTPGIVVDGKLVTNDLTEINLGIRILLGSSYYEDWQGQEQFVTHDPLGNPVDPRHPWNQHTIPAPQKRNFDDKYSWVMSPRWFDGKDHLALDTGGGPIARLWSTALSGLVDTGYVKATGHSVVINLPRTMTRPETSFEWKIPKWSNALERNRARTYFQAYTAAVALHFAEKGLEEVRAGRTQTWEKFEVPDEGLGVGFTEAVRGVLSHHMVIRDGKIANYHPYPPTPWNASTRDSFGTPGPYEDAVQNTPIFEENTPDNFKGIDIMRAVRSFDPCLPCGVHMYVGGGKTVKSMHVPTGLSGLGG; translated from the coding sequence ATGGCACCGAAGACGAAGGCGGCCGGCGACGGCAGCGGCCTGGTGGAGATGGCCTGGGACCCGATCACCCGGATCGTCGGCAGCCTGGGCATCCACACCAAGATCGACTTCAAGCAGAAGCGGGTCGCGGAGTGCTACAGCACCTCGTCGGTCTTCCGTGGCTACAGCGTCTTCATGCGCGGCAAGGACCCCCGCGACGCCCACTTCATCACCAGCCGCATCTGCGGCATCTGCGGGGACAACCACGCCACCTGCTCGGTGTACGCGCAGAACATGGCGTACGGCGTGAAGCCCCCGCACCTCGGCGAGTGGATCATCAACCTCGGCGAGTCCGCGGAGTACATGTTCGACCACAACATCTTCCAGGAGAACCTGGTAGGGGTCGACTACTGCGAGAAGATGGTCAGGGAGACCAACCCCGGCGTCCTCGAACTCGCCGAGCGCACCGAGGCCCCGCACGCCGCGGAGCACGGCTACCGCACCATCGCCGACATCATGCGCTCGCTGAACCCCCTGGAAGGCGAGTTCTACCGCGAGGCCCTCCAGGTGAGCCGTTACACGCGGGAGATGTTCTGCCTGATGGAGGGCCGCCATGTGCACCCCTCCACGCTCTACCCGGGCGGCGTCGGCACCATCGCCTCCGTGCAGCTCTTCACGGACTACCTCAGCCGCCTGATGAAGTACGTGGAGTTCATGAAGCGCGTCGTGCCGCTGCACGACGACCTCTTCGACTTCTTCTACGACGCGCTGCCCGGCTACGAGGAAGTGGGCCGCCGACGTGTCCTGCTCGGCTGCTGGGGCGCGCTCAACGATCCCGAGTACTGCGACTTCACCTACGCCAACATGACGGACTGGGGCCGGCGCATGTTCGTCACGCCCGGCATCGTCGTCGACGGCAAGCTCGTCACCAACGACCTCACCGAGATCAACCTCGGCATCCGCATCCTGCTGGGCAGCTCCTACTACGAGGACTGGCAGGGCCAGGAACAGTTCGTCACCCACGACCCGCTCGGCAACCCGGTGGACCCGCGCCACCCATGGAACCAGCACACCATCCCCGCCCCGCAGAAGCGGAACTTCGACGACAAGTACAGCTGGGTCATGTCCCCGCGCTGGTTCGACGGCAAGGACCACCTCGCTCTGGACACCGGCGGCGGCCCCATCGCCCGCCTGTGGTCGACCGCCCTGTCCGGACTCGTCGACACCGGGTATGTGAAGGCCACCGGCCACAGCGTGGTCATCAACCTGCCCCGCACGATGACCAGGCCCGAGACAAGCTTCGAGTGGAAGATCCCGAAGTGGTCCAACGCGCTGGAACGCAACCGCGCGCGCACCTACTTCCAGGCCTACACCGCCGCCGTCGCGCTGCACTTCGCGGAGAAGGGCCTGGAGGAGGTCCGCGCCGGACGCACCCAGACCTGGGAGAAGTTCGAGGTCCCGGACGAGGGGCTCGGCGTCGGCTTCACCGAGGCCGTCCGAGGAGTCCTCTCGCACCACATGGTGATCCGCGACGGCAAGATCGCCAACTACCACCCGTACCCGCCGACACCCTGGAACGCCAGCACCAGGGACAGCTTCGGCACGCCGGGCCCGTACGAGGACGCCGTGCAGAACACGCCCATCTTCGAGGAGAACACCCCGGACAACTTCAAGGGCATCGACATCATGCGCGCCGTCCGCAGCTTCGACCCCTGTCTGCCCTGTGGCGTCCACATGTACGTCGGGGGCGGCAAGACGGTGAAGTCGATGCACGTGCCCACCGGCCTGAGCGGACTGGGCGGATGA
- a CDS encoding DUF5947 family protein, translated as MTAATAGLRRFLTERPPRPERCELCSLVVTEADHRHLVDTEKRALVCACAACALLMEQPGAAAGRFRTVPARYLTDPGHRLDENAWDTLRIPVGVAFLFRNAALDRLVALYPSPAGATESELEPAAWTEVLAGSRLAALLEPDVEALLLRRADGHCECHLVPIDVCYELVGRMRLLWQGFDGGAEARAALDAFFTDVARRARPVDAGVRP; from the coding sequence GTGACCGCCGCCACCGCCGGACTGCGCCGGTTCCTCACCGAGCGTCCGCCCCGGCCCGAGCGCTGCGAGCTGTGCTCACTGGTCGTGACCGAAGCCGACCACCGCCACCTGGTCGACACCGAGAAACGCGCCCTGGTCTGCGCCTGCGCCGCCTGCGCCCTGTTGATGGAACAGCCGGGCGCCGCCGCCGGCCGCTTCCGCACGGTCCCCGCCCGCTACCTCACCGACCCCGGACACCGCCTCGACGAGAACGCGTGGGACACGTTGCGGATCCCGGTCGGCGTCGCCTTCCTCTTCCGCAACGCGGCGCTCGACCGGCTGGTCGCCCTCTACCCCAGCCCGGCCGGCGCCACCGAGAGCGAACTCGAACCGGCCGCCTGGACGGAGGTCCTCGCCGGCAGCCGCCTCGCCGCGCTCCTCGAACCGGACGTGGAGGCGCTGCTGCTGCGCCGCGCCGACGGCCACTGTGAGTGCCACCTCGTACCGATCGACGTCTGCTACGAACTCGTCGGCCGCATGCGCCTGTTGTGGCAGGGCTTCGACGGCGGGGCCGAGGCCCGCGCCGCGCTGGACGCGTTCTTCACGGACGTCGCGCGACGCGCCCGGCCCGTGGACGCGGGGG
- a CDS encoding DUF6400 family protein — translation MSPHGRALPDEPDEPAAASRPAADRPDPLVDLAVDLSSHEMLRRAHVLAALGSDWDPVAALRGEEAAHELLYSGLSAEQQRMYDELVSAGVLPRRGGGDAAA, via the coding sequence ATGTCCCCCCACGGCCGTGCCCTTCCTGACGAACCGGACGAACCCGCTGCGGCGAGCAGGCCCGCGGCCGACCGACCGGACCCGCTGGTCGATCTGGCCGTCGACCTGAGCTCACACGAAATGCTCCGGCGCGCCCATGTCCTGGCCGCACTCGGCTCCGACTGGGACCCCGTCGCCGCGCTACGCGGCGAGGAAGCGGCGCACGAGCTGCTCTACTCCGGCCTCAGCGCGGAGCAGCAGCGCATGTACGACGAACTGGTGTCGGCCGGTGTGCTGCCGCGGAGAGGCGGCGGCGATGCTGCCGCTTGA